A part of Halodesulfovibrio marinisediminis DSM 17456 genomic DNA contains:
- a CDS encoding chemotaxis protein CheX, whose translation MNSDITFAKPFISATSNVLSTMAGISPVAGNPFVKKDNIACGDVSAIIGITGEKRGSISVTFTKKCAITIVRNMLGDDVQDIVSDTKDAVGEICNMISGQARAGLAEMGYKFEGSTPSVIMGDNHTISHVTSSPVIAVPFSTDHGEFTIEFCFG comes from the coding sequence ATGAATTCTGACATTACCTTTGCTAAGCCTTTTATAAGCGCTACAAGCAATGTACTTTCTACAATGGCTGGGATCAGCCCTGTTGCAGGTAATCCGTTTGTAAAAAAAGATAATATTGCATGTGGTGATGTCTCTGCCATCATTGGCATTACAGGTGAAAAACGCGGAAGTATCTCCGTAACTTTTACGAAAAAATGCGCAATTACCATTGTTCGTAATATGCTCGGTGATGACGTACAGGATATCGTCTCAGACACAAAAGATGCTGTCGGCGAAATCTGCAACATGATCTCCGGACAAGCACGTGCTGGTCTCGCAGAAATGGGGTATAAATTTGAAGGTTCAACACCATCCGTTATCATGGGCGATAATCATACAATAAGTCATGTCACATCCAGCCCCGTTATCGCCGTCCCATTTTCCACTGACCATGGTGAATTTACTATCGAGTTCTGTTTTGGCTAA
- a CDS encoding ferredoxin, producing the protein MAKKLRIDEDECIGCESCVELCPAAFQMSADGDKAIVVDENCTDDCVEESIDTCPVTCIFFEE; encoded by the coding sequence ATGGCTAAAAAGTTACGTATTGATGAAGATGAATGCATTGGCTGTGAATCCTGTGTAGAGCTCTGCCCTGCAGCATTCCAGATGAGCGCGGATGGTGACAAAGCAATTGTTGTGGATGAAAACTGTACAGATGACTGTGTTGAAGAGTCTATCGATACATGTCCAGTGACCTGCATCTTCTTCGAAGAATAA
- a CDS encoding tetratricopeptide repeat protein: MKDDSKAAKEHIARAKAYFQRHDVLRATASIIASLRLVLAGKVTGIDRITVDSALKEVLHNMNRVTEVKKMFPRGIMYIKGHEKLVHDSLVKLFLALKKAQESESYSEQLKRKLTLDKALNRGRRYLSGGNLQDATEAFEEAKSLYVDEHSMFRMIGEWCLACKQPKMAIKYLKKAVAVDPDTRKAKRILLDAVTATGDKVGAAKLKAQLQGDYS, encoded by the coding sequence ATGAAAGACGATTCAAAAGCTGCAAAAGAACATATTGCCCGTGCAAAAGCATATTTCCAGAGACATGATGTCCTGCGCGCAACCGCCTCTATCATTGCGTCACTGAGATTGGTCCTTGCGGGGAAGGTAACTGGAATTGACAGAATTACGGTTGACTCTGCGCTTAAAGAAGTGCTGCACAACATGAACAGAGTAACCGAAGTCAAAAAAATGTTTCCTCGTGGTATCATGTACATAAAAGGGCATGAAAAACTGGTTCATGACAGCCTTGTGAAGTTGTTCCTTGCGCTTAAGAAAGCTCAGGAATCAGAGTCGTATAGCGAGCAGTTGAAGCGTAAGCTTACGTTAGATAAAGCGTTAAATCGCGGAAGAAGATATCTTTCTGGAGGTAATCTTCAGGATGCGACAGAAGCATTTGAGGAAGCTAAGTCGCTGTATGTTGATGAACATAGCATGTTCCGTATGATCGGCGAGTGGTGTCTGGCGTGCAAGCAGCCTAAGATGGCTATTAAGTATTTAAAGAAAGCTGTTGCTGTAGACCCTGATACCCGGAAGGCAAAACGGATTTTGCTTGATGCTGTTACGGCTACAGGGGATAAAGTCGGTGCTGCCAAGTTAAAGGCACAGTTGCAGGGCGATTACTCCTAG
- a CDS encoding methyl-accepting chemotaxis protein yields MLRKFTIQLRIFSLLFINMLCIVVAFFLFYMTTQQIRDYSVTTAKKEMFEGRQESIKLATNTLASLLAKEIEGLPESEQHKALQHAINGLRHEKDASGYFFILQNGQFVAFPPNPQRVGEYVIDLRDTNGVQFNKELVAKAKKGGGFVEYIFDKPGIGKQPKISYGTTIGNTDYIIATGVYIDSIAVRGEAINNTITSMTDKAFLDRIMLFCAIFAVIVPLCIMISRSILRPLSHATDAAQKVASGNLEVLISVDGQDEVTSLQRSLTQMVATFKHDKLEMETKGAEAQEQAQIARQAAQQAEEAMAHAEIATKNGILTAASQLEGLVRSMNKEMGALFDQNSNILQGSNAQMIRISDAATAMEEMNATVLEVARNASEAASETERSRVMAQEGADVITESVAAITQLHARSEELKGNMTTLDAQSESIGDIINVINDIADQTNLLALNAAIEAARAGEAGRGFAVVADEVRKLAEKTMSATQEVSKNIKTIQYVAKLNSQGMDETLEAFDAVQSLSGKSGEVLHEIVLAAESAAEQVRSIATAAEQQSAASEEITRNVEEIDAIARENSTLVDSSAANTEQLVAQAENLSSVIEKLKTEA; encoded by the coding sequence ATGTTACGCAAGTTTACCATTCAGCTTAGAATTTTTTCTCTGCTGTTTATTAATATGCTATGTATCGTTGTTGCGTTCTTTCTTTTTTATATGACCACACAGCAGATACGAGATTATTCAGTTACAACGGCTAAAAAAGAAATGTTTGAGGGACGTCAGGAGTCAATTAAGCTTGCAACAAACACTCTGGCTTCCTTGTTGGCAAAAGAAATAGAGGGGTTGCCTGAATCAGAACAGCATAAGGCCTTGCAACATGCCATTAATGGCTTGCGTCACGAAAAAGATGCATCAGGTTACTTCTTCATTCTTCAAAATGGTCAGTTTGTAGCATTTCCACCTAATCCGCAAAGGGTAGGCGAGTACGTCATAGATTTACGAGATACTAACGGCGTCCAATTCAACAAAGAACTTGTTGCGAAAGCAAAAAAAGGCGGGGGATTTGTTGAATATATCTTCGATAAACCGGGAATAGGTAAACAGCCTAAAATCAGCTACGGAACTACTATTGGCAACACTGACTATATTATCGCTACAGGAGTCTACATTGATAGCATTGCAGTACGCGGTGAAGCTATCAACAACACCATCACATCGATGACTGACAAGGCATTTCTCGATAGAATCATGCTTTTCTGTGCTATCTTTGCTGTCATCGTCCCTCTATGCATCATGATCTCACGAAGCATTCTTCGTCCGCTTTCCCACGCTACGGATGCTGCACAGAAAGTAGCTTCCGGCAATCTGGAAGTTCTTATCTCAGTCGACGGACAAGACGAAGTAACCAGCCTTCAACGTTCGCTGACGCAAATGGTTGCCACTTTTAAGCACGACAAGCTGGAAATGGAAACTAAAGGAGCTGAAGCCCAAGAACAGGCACAGATTGCACGACAGGCTGCACAACAGGCCGAAGAGGCTATGGCTCATGCCGAAATTGCAACTAAAAACGGCATCCTGACCGCAGCCTCTCAGCTTGAAGGCTTAGTCCGTAGCATGAACAAAGAAATGGGAGCGTTGTTTGATCAGAACTCCAACATTCTTCAAGGTTCAAACGCCCAGATGATCCGAATCAGCGACGCAGCAACCGCCATGGAAGAGATGAACGCCACAGTTCTTGAAGTCGCTCGCAACGCAAGTGAAGCGGCTTCGGAGACCGAACGCTCCCGAGTCATGGCACAAGAAGGTGCAGACGTAATAACCGAATCCGTTGCAGCTATCACTCAGCTTCATGCCCGTAGTGAAGAACTCAAAGGCAACATGACGACGCTTGACGCCCAGTCTGAATCTATTGGTGACATTATCAATGTTATTAACGACATTGCAGACCAGACCAACCTGCTGGCACTCAACGCAGCCATTGAAGCAGCACGAGCTGGTGAGGCTGGACGAGGATTCGCCGTTGTTGCGGATGAAGTACGCAAGCTTGCAGAAAAAACCATGAGTGCAACTCAAGAGGTAAGCAAGAACATTAAAACCATTCAATATGTCGCAAAGCTTAATTCACAAGGTATGGATGAGACGCTTGAAGCGTTTGACGCTGTCCAAAGCCTGTCCGGAAAATCAGGTGAAGTACTTCATGAAATCGTACTCGCAGCAGAATCTGCAGCAGAGCAAGTTCGTTCCATTGCAACCGCAGCAGAGCAGCAATCTGCAGCATCAGAAGAAATTACAAGAAATGTAGAAGAGATTGACGCCATTGCACGAGAAAATTCAACCCTTGTAGACAGCTCTGCTGCCAATACAGAGCAGCTAGTTGCTCAAGCCGAAAATCTCAGCAGCGTCATTGAAAAATTAAAAACAGAAGCCTAG
- a CDS encoding nickel/cobalt transporter, with the protein MRKICITILLMLVLATAAYANPFTGQTSSGTAKTVEQTVQQQHEAGYFALHYSKVLRKVNLAQRTMRSKMTSLGREIKKHPSGKAFWAFMLFSFLYGIIHALGPGHGKSIVFSYFLGRKGTLLKGVVMGHLLTAVHTISAIVVVLGAYFLLNLKGSRALSSASEPLKMTSYYLIVGLGIFILLHALYEAFSRNRKKANARKEADNKGIITVSVISGLVPCPGVALLLSFALSLDLLTTGLLGAFFFTLGMGITTSLFGIISIHSRSMLMHVAGKSSTAAAFLHTSFSVIAGTVIIATGWLLIATSQC; encoded by the coding sequence ATGCGCAAAATTTGTATCACCATCCTACTCATGCTGGTTCTGGCCACAGCCGCCTACGCTAACCCGTTTACAGGACAAACAAGTTCCGGCACTGCCAAGACTGTTGAGCAAACAGTACAACAACAGCACGAGGCCGGATACTTTGCATTGCACTATTCAAAAGTATTGCGCAAAGTGAACCTTGCCCAACGCACCATGCGATCTAAAATGACCTCTCTTGGTCGTGAAATAAAAAAACACCCCAGCGGCAAAGCGTTCTGGGCATTCATGCTATTCTCCTTCTTATACGGCATCATCCATGCTCTTGGACCAGGACACGGAAAATCCATTGTATTCTCATACTTCCTTGGCAGAAAAGGTACCCTGCTTAAGGGAGTGGTTATGGGGCATCTACTCACGGCAGTACACACGATTTCTGCCATTGTAGTTGTGCTTGGAGCCTATTTCCTGTTGAATCTTAAAGGAAGTCGTGCGCTTTCTTCTGCCAGTGAACCTTTAAAAATGACGAGCTACTATCTCATTGTCGGGCTTGGCATTTTTATTCTTCTGCATGCGCTGTATGAGGCTTTTTCACGCAACCGCAAGAAAGCTAATGCTCGAAAAGAAGCTGACAACAAAGGAATCATCACCGTTTCTGTTATTTCCGGCCTTGTTCCTTGTCCGGGTGTTGCCCTACTTCTGTCCTTTGCTTTAAGTCTGGACCTACTCACTACAGGGCTACTTGGGGCTTTCTTTTTTACCTTAGGCATGGGAATCACCACATCGCTTTTTGGTATTATCAGCATTCATTCCAGAAGTATGTTAATGCATGTTGCAGGCAAGAGCTCCACAGCTGCAGCCTTTCTTCATACCTCCTTTTCCGTTATCGCAGGAACAGTCATAATTGCCACAGGCTGGCTTCTTATAGCCACATCACAATGCTAG
- a CDS encoding DUF1007 family protein, with protein sequence MRTALSLLIALCLFSTMLVPKIAQAHPHVFIDSSLTLHFEGDSLQSIDMVWTFDDMSSDMFLIDLDTNADGALTKAEWNKQRPDIESYLAEHSFYVHVLLNGQVIPIKTVNNFVATFENKTLKYSMSIPVALTKKDKAQEVQIAIFDPSYYTDFYTALEAVSVKGKQDLKIFIDDAPELAFFQGQIIPTAVTFEF encoded by the coding sequence ATGAGAACTGCCTTATCCCTGCTTATTGCCCTTTGCCTTTTCAGTACAATGCTTGTTCCGAAAATTGCTCAAGCGCATCCACATGTTTTTATCGACAGTTCGCTTACACTTCACTTTGAGGGAGACTCTCTGCAATCAATCGATATGGTTTGGACTTTCGACGATATGTCCAGCGATATGTTCCTAATTGATCTCGACACCAATGCAGACGGCGCATTGACTAAAGCAGAATGGAACAAGCAACGCCCAGATATTGAAAGCTACCTTGCTGAGCACAGTTTTTATGTCCATGTGTTACTCAACGGACAAGTAATCCCGATTAAAACAGTCAATAATTTCGTCGCAACATTCGAAAACAAGACACTTAAATACAGCATGAGTATTCCTGTTGCCCTCACTAAAAAAGATAAGGCTCAGGAAGTGCAGATCGCCATTTTTGATCCTTCCTACTACACAGACTTCTACACAGCACTTGAGGCTGTCAGCGTTAAGGGCAAGCAAGACTTGAAGATCTTCATTGATGATGCACCGGAACTGGCATTCTTTCAGGGACAAATTATTCCTACAGCCGTAACTTTTGAGTTTTAG
- a CDS encoding DUF2325 domain-containing protein, with translation MCATLVGGMDRLKREYINTAKTRGVKLKVFTGKENSIADKMGAPDMVILFTNKVSHAARREVVQYAKAKDIPVHMAHSCGVSTLKQVLR, from the coding sequence ATGTGCGCAACGTTAGTAGGCGGAATGGATAGACTTAAACGCGAATATATTAATACAGCAAAGACCCGTGGTGTGAAGTTGAAGGTGTTTACAGGAAAGGAGAACTCCATAGCAGACAAAATGGGAGCTCCTGATATGGTTATCCTGTTTACCAACAAGGTTTCACACGCCGCCCGTCGGGAAGTTGTGCAATACGCAAAGGCTAAAGATATTCCGGTTCATATGGCTCATTCCTGCGGTGTTTCAACACTTAAGCAGGTTTTACGATAA
- a CDS encoding tetratricopeptide repeat protein — MCAAKEIGAMNKAGMAAMAEGNYMNAEFMMHQAIRRAERLGVDTYTAKLKNNFGIILNVQGKKQEAAVFFDDALATITRTIGTDNKLYRTIEANLHDAQAGQA, encoded by the coding sequence ATGTGTGCTGCAAAAGAAATTGGTGCAATGAACAAGGCTGGTATGGCTGCGATGGCTGAAGGTAATTACATGAATGCCGAATTTATGATGCACCAGGCTATTCGAAGAGCAGAGCGTCTTGGAGTAGATACCTACACAGCAAAGCTCAAAAACAACTTCGGCATTATCTTAAATGTACAGGGTAAGAAACAAGAAGCTGCCGTTTTCTTTGACGATGCGCTTGCTACGATTACCCGAACCATTGGAACAGATAACAAGCTATACCGTACTATTGAAGCAAACCTGCACGACGCACAAGCGGGGCAGGCCTAA
- a CDS encoding KpsF/GutQ family sugar-phosphate isomerase: MNKCTCTPAGDWLAKGRQALQIEIEGLETVKSNLGESFVSAVELLAECKGRVIITGLGKSGLVGRKLAATLSSTGTASFYLHPVEGAHGDLGMIRKEDVVVSISNSGETDELNAVLPAMRSLGASVISLTGGIDSTMARLSDITINTGVPKEACPLDLAPTSSTTATLAVGDALAACLIEAKAFTAADFKRYHPGGALGQRLTMSIDTLILRDSDPVVKQETKLSEALAVMDKGHLGVVVFTDDKGCLTGILTDGDLRRLICKGSLDMDQPSSQIMIKDPYRAKKGSSVAELLDFMEEKAITVLPVVEEDGTLCGIVHMHDLLGKGRVKFSR, translated from the coding sequence ATGAATAAGTGTACCTGCACACCTGCTGGCGACTGGCTGGCAAAAGGACGCCAAGCTCTCCAGATCGAAATTGAAGGTCTGGAAACTGTTAAAAGCAATCTTGGCGAATCCTTTGTGAGCGCTGTCGAACTGCTTGCAGAATGCAAAGGCCGCGTTATCATCACCGGTCTTGGTAAATCCGGCCTTGTCGGACGCAAGCTTGCAGCAACCCTGTCTTCCACAGGGACTGCGTCTTTCTATCTGCATCCTGTTGAAGGCGCCCACGGCGACCTCGGCATGATCCGTAAAGAAGACGTTGTGGTGTCCATATCCAACTCCGGAGAAACTGACGAACTGAACGCAGTACTTCCGGCAATGCGCTCCCTTGGAGCGTCCGTGATCTCCTTAACAGGCGGCATCGACTCCACAATGGCACGTCTTTCAGACATCACCATCAATACCGGTGTGCCTAAAGAAGCCTGCCCGCTTGACCTTGCTCCGACAAGCTCAACAACTGCAACCCTCGCTGTTGGCGATGCCCTTGCAGCTTGCCTTATCGAAGCAAAAGCGTTCACCGCGGCAGACTTTAAACGCTACCATCCGGGTGGAGCACTCGGTCAGCGTCTGACAATGTCCATTGACACGCTCATACTTCGTGATTCCGATCCTGTGGTAAAACAGGAAACCAAGCTTTCCGAAGCATTAGCAGTTATGGACAAAGGACATCTCGGGGTTGTCGTGTTTACCGATGATAAAGGCTGCCTCACAGGCATCCTGACAGACGGCGACCTTCGCCGACTTATCTGTAAAGGTTCACTCGACATGGATCAGCCATCTTCACAGATTATGATTAAGGATCCTTACAGAGCGAAAAAAGGTTCTTCCGTAGCCGAACTTCTCGACTTTATGGAAGAAAAAGCCATTACCGTTCTGCCAGTCGTTGAAGAAGACGGCACTCTTTGCGGCATCGTGCATATGCACGACCTGCTCGGCAAAGGGCGGGTAAAGTTCAGTAGATAA
- the purF gene encoding amidophosphoribosyltransferase has protein sequence MKREYCGVFGIYNHEEAARLTYFGLYAQQHRGQESAGIVTWDGTKLREERGMGLVPDVFNEEHLSRELKGDISMGHIRYSTTGGSRLRNAQPFMVQYKDLQLAIAHNGNLVNTMELRAKLEESGSIFQTTIDSEVIVHLIVKHLRTKPLEEAVLAACKEAQGSYSLLLMANNKLIAVRDPLGIRPLVLGRLGDSHVIASETCAFDLLEAELVRNVEPGEMIVMDGNSLESYKMDVHVEKKRHCIFELIYFSRPDSLVFGENVYTCRKEMGHQLALESHVDADFVMPFPDSGIYCAVGYAQESGLPYEHAMIRNHYVGRTFIQPSQDMRDFSTRVKINPVKSLIKDKRIVIVDDSVVRGTTIRSRVKKLRELGAKEIHFRVSCPPIKFPCFYGINFSSKGELIAANNSVKEIEKYIGLDSLHYLSIEGLLKSVSSPDDYCLACFNGDYAIPCPGSNCGSCSC, from the coding sequence ATGAAACGTGAATATTGTGGTGTGTTCGGGATCTATAATCACGAAGAGGCAGCCCGCCTTACGTACTTTGGTCTATATGCTCAGCAGCATAGAGGACAGGAAAGTGCCGGTATCGTAACATGGGACGGCACTAAGCTTCGTGAAGAACGTGGCATGGGACTTGTTCCCGACGTGTTTAATGAAGAGCACCTCAGCAGAGAACTGAAGGGCGATATCAGTATGGGACATATCCGGTACTCAACTACCGGTGGTTCACGTCTGAGAAACGCTCAGCCATTTATGGTTCAGTACAAAGACCTGCAGCTTGCCATTGCGCACAACGGGAACCTTGTAAACACAATGGAACTGCGCGCTAAACTTGAAGAGAGCGGCTCCATTTTTCAGACCACAATCGACAGTGAAGTCATTGTGCATCTGATAGTTAAACATTTGCGCACAAAACCGCTTGAAGAAGCGGTGCTTGCTGCATGCAAAGAAGCCCAGGGGTCGTACTCCCTTTTGCTTATGGCTAACAATAAGCTTATTGCAGTACGCGACCCGCTCGGAATTCGTCCTTTAGTACTCGGACGTCTCGGAGATTCTCACGTAATCGCATCTGAGACATGCGCATTCGACCTGCTTGAAGCAGAGCTTGTGCGTAATGTTGAGCCGGGAGAAATGATCGTAATGGATGGCAACTCCTTGGAGTCCTACAAAATGGACGTACATGTCGAGAAAAAACGCCATTGCATTTTTGAGCTTATCTACTTCTCCCGCCCAGACTCTCTTGTCTTTGGCGAAAACGTGTATACCTGTCGAAAAGAAATGGGACATCAGCTTGCGCTGGAGTCACATGTGGATGCTGATTTCGTCATGCCGTTCCCCGATTCCGGTATTTACTGTGCTGTGGGCTACGCACAGGAATCCGGTTTACCATACGAGCATGCGATGATTCGAAACCACTACGTAGGTCGAACCTTCATTCAGCCTTCACAGGATATGCGTGATTTTAGCACCCGTGTTAAAATCAACCCTGTAAAAAGCCTGATTAAAGATAAGCGTATTGTTATCGTAGACGACTCCGTTGTTCGCGGTACCACAATTCGCTCCCGTGTTAAGAAACTACGAGAACTTGGAGCAAAGGAAATTCACTTCCGAGTGAGTTGCCCGCCAATCAAGTTCCCATGTTTCTACGGCATCAACTTCTCCTCCAAAGGAGAACTCATTGCTGCCAATAACTCTGTTAAAGAGATTGAAAAATACATCGGTCTGGACAGCCTTCACTACCTTTCTATCGAAGGTCTGCTCAAATCGGTTTCAAGTCCTGATGATTACTGTCTTGCTTGCTTTAACGGGGATTACGCAATCCCTTGTCCGGGCAGCAATTGCGGGTCATGCAGCTGCTAG